The nucleotide window AGAACTCTTGTAGATTTTCTTTTCAAGTTCAAAAATTTCTTTTATAAAGATGTCTTTAAAGCAATAAACTAGTGCTAAGCCAATAACTCATTCAAGCGCATTCATGTGTTCTTTTAGATCGCTTGTATCAACTAGTTGTTTATTCAAATCATCAACTACCCATTTAGTTCCTTCTTTATGAACAACGCTTATGCTTCCCGGTGCTAAAAATAAGTGTTTTAATTCAGAAAAGTCTTTTCCTATTAGATGTTTTAAGATGAGTTGAATGGGTGTGAGATGAGAAACTATACAGTATTCCTTATCAGGAAGCCATTGAACAGCGTTAAACCATTTCATTACGCGCTCTTCGCAAACCTTGTAACTTTCTCCACCAGGATATTGATACATATATACATTTTCTGCCCGACGTTGTAATTCTTCTGGTGCCGACGTTTCAATTTCTTCTTTTGTTTTTCCCGAAAAAATACCCATTTCAATATCTTCTAATTGCATAACTGTAGCAAAAAGATATGACTTGATTGCTTGAGCAGTTGCATAACACGTGTTTTTTGGGGAGCAAAAAACTTCGTAAATTTGTTTATCTGAAAAAAATTCTCTGAGTTGTTGCTTTTGCTCTTCGCCTCGCTTGGTAAACGTTGCAAGCTCAGGATTATAACCTCCATAGCGACCTTCTTTATTACCTAATGTTTCAGCTTGGCGAACGAGATATATTCTCATAGAATACTATTTGATTAAGGAATTTTTAAAGGTTTCTTAAAAAACCTCTATAACACCCAAAAAGCTTAAAAACCCCTTTCTCGTACGTTTTTCGTATACCATGAACGCAAAAACACTCAAAGAGACATATCAAAACTTTTTCGAACAAAAAGGGCATAAAAGAATTGAGTCTGCTTCACTCATCCCTGAGAATGATGCTTCAGTTCTCTTCACAACGGCTGGTATGCATCCTCTCGTTCCTTTCCTTCTTGGTCAAGAGCATCCAGCAGGTAAAAAGCTCACCGATGTACAGAAATGTATTCGAACAGGAGATATTGATGAAGTTGGTGATGATACGCATTTTACTTTTTTTGAGATGCTTGGTAATTGGAGTCTTGGTGAGTATTTTAAAGAAGAATCTATTCAAATGAGCTTTGAGTTTTTAACAGAAACGCTCGGCTTTTCAAAAGATAAGCTTGCAATTAGTTGTTTTGCAGGAGATGATGATGCTCCCCAAGATACTGCTTCAGCAGATGCTTGGAAAAGTTTAGGTATTCCTGAAAATCGTATCGCATTCCTTCCTAAAAAGAATAATTGGTGGGGTCCTGCTGGCGAAACTGGTCCGTGTGGTCCTGATACTGAAATCTTTTACTGGAATAGTAAAGATGTTATTCCGGATAAACAATTTGCAGACGATGACGAACGCTGGGTGGAAATTTGGAATAATGTTTTCATGGAGTACAACAAAAATGCAAATGGCGCATTTACACCATTAGAACAAAAAAACGTCGATACAGGTTTAGGTGTCGAGCGCGTTGCTATGATTTTAGAAGGTAAACCGAACGTCTATGAAATTGCTACTATCAAACCCGTTGTTGATCAAGTCAAGCGTCTAACTAATATAGATACTCCAAATAACGAACAATTATTTTCTTTGCGAGTTATCACCGATCATATGCGTGCAGCAACATTTATTCTTGGAGACCCAAAAGGAATTACACCTTCTAATGTTGACCAAGGTTATATTCTTCGTCGATTCATTCGTCGTAGCATTCGACATTTTTATCTTCTTAAACTAGAAAGCGATATGACAAAAGCAATTCTTGCAGTCGCTGAAGAAGTTATCGTACAATTCGGCGATCAATATCCTGAACTTCGAGAAAATGAAGAATTTATTAGAACCCAGTTACAACGAGAAACTGAGAAATTTGAAAAAACAATAAAGAAAGGTCTTGCTGGAATTGATAAGATGATGACTGGCATAATGCTTAAAGAAACAGGAATTCAAATCAAAAGTAATCATGAAAAAAATCTTGCTATGCTTAAATGGCAATCAGAACAAGGAGAAGTAACTCTTGATGTTAAATGGCTTTTTGACATGTTTCAAAGTCAAGGCATGCCTCCTGAAATGGTAACTGAAGAAGTAAAAGAAGCATATAATAAGAACATTCTTCACGAAGAAAAACTGCTCGCAGACTTTACTGAAGAATTTAAAAAACATCAAGAACTATCTCGGATTGGCGCTGAGAAAAAGTTTAAAGGTGGTTTAGCTGATGATTCGGAAACGACAACAAGACTGCATACTGCAACTCATTTACTTAATCAAGCGCTTCGAGAAGTTTTAGGCGAAGCTGTTAAACAAAAAGGTT belongs to Candidatus Woesearchaeota archaeon and includes:
- a CDS encoding histidine phosphatase family protein encodes the protein MRIYLVRQAETLGNKEGRYGGYNPELATFTKRGEEQKQQLREFFSDKQIYEVFCSPKNTCYATAQAIKSYLFATVMQLEDIEMGIFSGKTKEEIETSAPEELQRRAENVYMYQYPGGESYKVCEERVMKWFNAVQWLPDKEYCIVSHLTPIQLILKHLIGKDFSELKHLFLAPGSISVVHKEGTKWVVDDLNKQLVDTSDLKEHMNALE
- a CDS encoding alanine--tRNA ligase; translation: MNAKTLKETYQNFFEQKGHKRIESASLIPENDASVLFTTAGMHPLVPFLLGQEHPAGKKLTDVQKCIRTGDIDEVGDDTHFTFFEMLGNWSLGEYFKEESIQMSFEFLTETLGFSKDKLAISCFAGDDDAPQDTASADAWKSLGIPENRIAFLPKKNNWWGPAGETGPCGPDTEIFYWNSKDVIPDKQFADDDERWVEIWNNVFMEYNKNANGAFTPLEQKNVDTGLGVERVAMILEGKPNVYEIATIKPVVDQVKRLTNIDTPNNEQLFSLRVITDHMRAATFILGDPKGITPSNVDQGYILRRFIRRSIRHFYLLKLESDMTKAILAVAEEVIVQFGDQYPELRENEEFIRTQLQRETEKFEKTIKKGLAGIDKMMTGIMLKETGIQIKSNHEKNLAMLKWQSEQGEVTLDVKWLFDMFQSQGMPPEMVTEEVKEAYNKNILHEEKLLADFTEEFKKHQELSRIGAEKKFKGGLADDSETTTRLHTATHLLNQALREVLGEAVKQKGSNITSERLRFDFNFDRKLSDEEKEKITILVNKKIQEKLPVVQEKMKLDDALKSGAQAEFGTRYPDEVWVYCIGDFSKEICTGPHVKNTEELGTFRIKKEESSAAGVRRIKAVLE